Proteins encoded within one genomic window of Setaria italica strain Yugu1 chromosome IV, Setaria_italica_v2.0, whole genome shotgun sequence:
- the LOC101768125 gene encoding cyclin-P3-1, producing the protein MSAAVAAPVLREDDRGIPRSLPLLAALVEAESRRFAAAASRPAETGLVRAFRGGAAPKVPIRIFMERIHLLTRSVPTSRGMTRIDGTSFVLAGIYLTRFIRSPAGREAGILVEPATAHRLVAVALFLGAKFGGHPPRKWIGVFQASSEGAIRAGEMVGLEGRFLRAIDFRLFVETWEFDSFCLVLERGPRAPRGGSGSVGCASKKRQADATVGEDERRRVRARLPPPAVLSN; encoded by the coding sequence atgtccgccgccgtcgccgcccccgtcctGCGCGAGGACGACCGGGGGATCCCACGATCCCTCCCCCTCCTCGCGGCGCTCGTAGAGGCGGAGTCCCGCcgtttcgccgccgccgcctcccgtcccGCCGAGACCGGCCTCGTCCGCGCcttccgcggcggcgccgccccgaaGGTCCCGATCCGCATCTTCATGGAGCGGATCCACCTGCTGACCCGGTCGGTGCCGACCTCCCGGGGCATGACCAGGATCGACGGCACCAGCTTCGTGCTCGCCGGGATCTACTTGACTCGCTTCATCCGTAGCCCCGCCGGCAGGGAGGCGGGGATCCTGGTGGAGCCAGCCACCGCGCACCGCCTGGTTGCCGTCGCGCTCTTCCTTGGCGCCAAGTTCGGCGGCCACCCGCCCAGGAAGTGGATTGGGGTGTTCCAGGCCAGCTCGGAAGGCGCGATCCGTGCCGGCGAGATGGTGGGCCTCGAGGGCCGCTTCCTGCGTGCAATCGACTTTCGCCTGTTCGTAGAGACCTGGGAATTCGATTCCTTCTGCCTTGTGCTGGAGCGGGGGCCTCGGGCACCAAGGGGCGGCAGCGGTAGCGTTGGCTGCGCCAGCAAGAAGAGGCAGGCGGACGCCACGGTCGGAGAGGatgagcgccgccgcgtccgagCTCGCCTGCCGCCACCTGCCGTCTTGTCCAATTAG
- the LOC101767717 gene encoding cyclin-P3-1: MSAAVAAPVLREDDRGIPRSLPLLAALVEAESRRFAAAASRPAETGLVRAFRGGAAPKVPIRIFMERIHLLTRSVPTSRGMTRIDGTSFVLAGIYLTRFIRSPAGREAGILVEPATAHRLVAVALFLGAKFGGHPPRKWIGVFQASSEGAIRAGEMVGLEGRFLRAIDFRLFVETWEFDSFCLVLERGPRAPRGGSGSVGCASKKRQADATVGEDERRRVRARLPPPAVLSN; the protein is encoded by the coding sequence atgtccgccgccgtcgccgcccccgtcctGCGCGAGGACGACCGGGGGATCCCACGATCCCTCCCCCTCCTCGCGGCGCTCGTAGAGGCGGAGTCCCGCcgtttcgccgccgccgcctcccgtcccGCCGAGACCGGCCTCGTCCGCGCcttccgcggcggcgccgccccgaaGGTCCCGATCCGCATCTTCATGGAGCGGATCCACCTGCTGACCCGGTCGGTGCCGACCTCCCGGGGCATGACCAGGATCGACGGCACCAGCTTCGTGCTCGCCGGGATCTACTTGACTCGCTTCATCCGTAGCCCCGCCGGCAGGGAGGCGGGGATCCTGGTGGAGCCAGCCACCGCGCACCGCCTGGTTGCCGTCGCGCTCTTCCTTGGCGCCAAGTTCGGCGGCCACCCGCCCAGGAAGTGGATTGGGGTGTTCCAGGCCAGCTCGGAAGGCGCGATCCGTGCCGGCGAGATGGTGGGCCTCGAGGGCCGCTTCCTGCGTGCAATCGACTTTCGCCTGTTCGTAGAGACCTGGGAGTTCGATTCCTTCTGCCTTGTGCTGGAGCGGGGGCCTCGGGCACCAAGGGGCGGCAGCGGTAGCGTTGGCTGCGCCAGCAAGAAGAGGCAGGCGGACGCCACGGTCGGAGAGGatgagcgccgccgcgtccgagCTCGCCTGCCGCCACCTGCCGTCTTGTCCAATTAG